A single window of [Limnothrix rosea] IAM M-220 DNA harbors:
- a CDS encoding cupin domain-containing protein — protein sequence MSTTLPKITPSHLQLQEAIAYPDAGINSQVLFKDALSQCKLMCLAANTDLSEHTAPRNATVQVVEGRGVFTLMGEDIDLEPGVFIVMPAGAPHGVKATSNLAFLLTFSE from the coding sequence ATGTCTACAACATTACCGAAAATCACCCCGTCTCATTTGCAACTACAGGAGGCGATCGCCTACCCCGATGCAGGCATCAACAGCCAAGTACTTTTTAAAGATGCTCTGAGTCAATGCAAACTCATGTGTTTGGCCGCAAATACCGATTTATCAGAACATACAGCCCCTCGCAATGCAACGGTGCAGGTGGTGGAAGGGCGAGGGGTATTTACGCTCATGGGGGAAGATATTGACCTAGAGCCGGGGGTCTTTATCGTGATGCCAGCCGGTGCTCCCCATGGGGTAAAAGCGACGAGTAATTTGGCGTTTTTGCTGACTTTTTCTGAGTAA
- a CDS encoding YwiC-like family protein, translated as MAFSSPPNSESVASPTKVKGRSPKWLRPTWSHNHGVYVVLLVACLTGAAAARQWTLTTTLAMVCAFMGFQAEYPLSLQLMRRRWKIRFLVWGGIYGAIAAGLALYLYLKTPLLLWVYGGAIATVIIDSLAVRQKQQKSHANELISFAAVCLATPLVYIATTGTFTPTILGLWLLNTLFFGSTIFTVKIRKPKTTSLTPLVLYHLVAIALIIALYGFGLLTLVTALSYSIALCKFVLVVTKTDWFRMAPIQTVAMIETMSGFVFLAIVSLTLLPTHLV; from the coding sequence ATGGCATTTTCTTCCCCGCCCAATTCAGAATCAGTGGCATCCCCAACTAAAGTGAAGGGGCGATCGCCCAAATGGTTGCGTCCAACTTGGTCTCACAATCATGGGGTCTATGTGGTGTTGCTGGTTGCCTGTTTAACAGGGGCTGCCGCCGCTCGACAGTGGACCTTGACCACCACCCTCGCGATGGTCTGTGCATTTATGGGGTTTCAGGCCGAATATCCTTTGTCTCTCCAATTAATGCGTCGTCGCTGGAAAATTCGGTTTTTGGTGTGGGGGGGAATCTATGGGGCGATCGCCGCTGGATTAGCCCTTTATCTTTATCTAAAAACACCGCTATTACTCTGGGTTTATGGTGGGGCGATCGCCACTGTAATTATTGACAGTTTGGCAGTTCGGCAAAAACAACAAAAATCCCATGCCAATGAACTCATTAGTTTTGCAGCAGTTTGTCTGGCGACACCGTTGGTTTATATCGCAACCACCGGAACATTTACGCCAACAATTCTTGGATTATGGCTACTGAATACACTCTTTTTTGGCAGCACAATTTTCACTGTCAAAATCCGTAAACCTAAAACGACTTCTTTAACACCATTAGTCCTTTATCATCTTGTGGCGATCGCCCTGATCATCGCGCTATATGGCTTTGGCTTGCTCACTTTAGTGACGGCGCTGAGTTATAGCATTGCCCTTTGTAAATTTGTGCTCGTCGTCACCAAAACCGATTGGTTCCGCATGGCTCCTATTCAAACAGTGGCAATGATTGAGACGATGAGTGGCTTTGTTTTTCTCGCCATTGTGTCCCTTACATTACTGCCAACCCACTTAGTTTGA